A single genomic interval of Hoplias malabaricus isolate fHopMal1 chromosome 7, fHopMal1.hap1, whole genome shotgun sequence harbors:
- the gjb7 gene encoding LOW QUALITY PROTEIN: connexin 28.8 (The sequence of the model RefSeq protein was modified relative to this genomic sequence to represent the inferred CDS: inserted 1 base in 1 codon): protein MNWGFLESVLSGVNQYSTVVGRVWLSVLFCSEDPGVVAAAEQVWKDELSDFVCNTQQPGCRNACFDHYFPISQVRLWALQLILVSTPSLLXALHVAYREHRESKHGRKLYEDKGRIDGGLLCTYLLSLALKTGFEAGTLLAFYCLWGGFGVPRVLRCVEDPCPNTVDCYVSKATEKKVFLIIMGSTSVLCIALNITETLYITSKQFWKCFSKRYVPVEHTGTCRCHRPSVVLNPGLKSESLGKGTVKTESLQMEKEPT, encoded by the exons atgaaCTGGGGGTTTCTGGAGAGTGTTCTCAGTGGAGTGAACCAGTACTCCACGGTGGTGGGCCGGGTCTGGCTGTCGGTTCTGTTTTGTTCTGAGGATCCTGGTGTCGTGGCGGCGGCGGAGCAGGTGTGGAAGGACGAGCTCAGTGACTTTGTGTGTAACACTCAGCAGCCGGGCTGCAGGAACGCCTGCTTCGACCACTACTTCCCTATCTCCCAG GTGCGTCTGTGGGCTCTGCAGCTGATCCTGGTTTCCACTCCTTCCCTGT GTGCGCTGCATGTGGCGTACCGCGAGCACCGTGAGAGTAAACACGGCCGGAAACTGTACGAGGACAAGGGCCGGATCGACGGGGGGCTGCTCTGCACCTACCTGCTGAGTCTGGCCCTGAAGACGGGCTTCGAGGCGGGCACCCTGCTGGCCTTCTACTGCCTGTGGGGCGGGTTCGGGGTGCCGAGGGTCCTGCGGTGTGTGGAGGACCCCTGTCCCAACACCGTGGACTGCTACGTGTCCAAAGCCACAGAGAAGAAGGTCTTCCTCATCATCATGGGCTCCACCTCTGTCCTCTGCATCGCCCTCAACATCACAGAGACGTTGTACATCACGTCCAAACAATTCTGGAAGTGCTTCAGCAAGAG atatGTTCCGGTGGAGCACACAGGCACATGTCGATGTCACCGTCCGTCTGTCGTCCTGAACCCGGGACTAAAGTCTGAGTCTCTGGGTAAAGGGACAGTGAAGACAGAGTCACTGCAAATGGAGAAAGAACCCACCTGA
- the si:ch211-241j12.3 gene encoding uncharacterized protein si:ch211-241j12.3 — protein MNMRNDEKPSTRTTCRSPAAHSPLQIFSREMSDYLTPVVLDTGSGLVKAGLADQDLPSLIIPTAIGLPKYEEVMNGSVEREMYVGHEAQHMRGVLTLHYPIKNGVISNWDHMETIWQHVFSELRVDADDHPVLLTEPVMNPLLNRQRMAQLMFESFNVPLTFIALQPVLALYAAGRTTGVVLDSGDGVSHSVPVFDGYSLPHAVQRLSLAGADVTLQLKKLLMEQGVCMRTSAEMEIVREIKEKCCCVALDYEAELKGGGGASRPAHYTLPDGQVITMTTERFRAAEILFKPELIGCDHYGMHESIFKSVLQSDIDLRRSFLGNIILSGGNTLLCGLPERLQLELMGLCPAGVSESVRVCSPPGRDFSVWKGGAVLSELRSFSSAWISRDEYEEFGPNIVLRKCF, from the exons ATGAACATGAGAAATGATGAAAAACCCTCAACACGAACGACCTGCAGGTCCCCAGCCGCCCACTCCCCGCTGCAGATCTTCTCCCGGGAG atgagTGATTATTTAACCCCTGTGGTGCTGGACACTGGCTCTGGACTGGTTAAAGCTGGACTTGCTGATCAGGATCTTCCCTCTTTGATCATCCCCACCGCCATCGGACTCCCCAAATACGAG gaggtgATGAATGGCAGTGTGGAGAGGGAGATGTACGTTGGTCATGAAGCTCAGCACATGCGAGGTGTGTTAACCCTTCACTACCCGATAAAGAATGGTGTCATCAGCAACTGGGACCACATGGAGACG ATCTGGCAGCATGTGTTTTCTGAGCTGCGTGTGGACGCTGATGACCACCCGGTGCTGCTGACCGAGCCCGTGATGAACCCACTGCTGAACCGTCAGCGCATGGCGCAGCTCATGTTCGAATCCTTTAACGTTCCTCTGACGTTCATCGCTCTGCAACCCGTCCTCGCGCTGTACGCCGCCGGACGCACCACCG GTGTGGTGTTGGACTCCGGTGACGGGGTGAGTCACAGTGTCCCGGTGTTTGATGGTTACTCTCTGCCTCACGCCGTGCAGCGCTTGTCTCTGGCCGGAGCAGACGTCACCCTGCAGCTGAAGAAG ttgcTGATGGAGcagggtgtgtgtatgaggacGTCGGCGGAGATGGAGATCGTACGTGAGATTAAAGAGAAGTGCTGCTGCGTGGCTCTGGATTATGAGGCGGAGCTTAAGGGAGGAGGCGGGGCCAGCAGACCCGCCCACTACACACTACCTGACGGACAGGTCATCACCATGACGACAGAGAGATTCAG AGCGGCTGAGATCCTATTTAAGCCGGAGTTGATCGGCTGTGATCATTATGGGATGCACGAGAGCATTTTCAAGTCAGTCCTTCAGTCTGACATCGACCTGAGGAGGAGCTTCCTGGGGAACATTATTCTgtcag GTGGCAACACTCTGCTGTGTGGACTGCCGGAGCGCCTCCAGCTGGAGTTGATGGGCTTGTGTCCGGCGGGGGTCAGCGAGAGCGTTAGGGTCTGTAGCCCCCCCGGCCGAGACTTCTCCGTGTGGAAGGGGGGCGCTGTTCTCTCAGAGCTGAGGTCCTTTAGCTCCGCGTGGATCAGCAGAGACGAGTACGAAGAGTTCGGGCCCAACATCGTCCTCAGAAAGTGCTTCTGA